A DNA window from Callospermophilus lateralis isolate mCalLat2 chromosome X, mCalLat2.hap1, whole genome shotgun sequence contains the following coding sequences:
- the LOC143639437 gene encoding ferritin light chain-like gives MSTQGHQDYTHKVQAALDRLISMHLQASYTYLSLGFYFEGNRVALEGGFFFRLAEEKREGAHRLLRQNQVSDLSLCQDGQKLTQDEWHDCLEAMEAALILEKNLNEALLDLHALGLANTDPQLCFFLESHFLDQEVQLMKKMGEHLTNLRRLAGQDAGLGEYLFRKLTLKGN, from the coding sequence ATGAGCACCCAGGGCCACCAGGATTATACCCATAAGGTGCAGGCTGCCCTCGACCGCCTGATCAGCATGCACCTGCAGGCCTCCTATACCTACCTCTCTCTGGGCTTCTATTTCGAAGGAAACCGTGTGGCTCTGGAGGGCGGTTTCTTCTTCAGGTTGGCTGAGGAAAAGCGAGAAGGTGCCCATCGCCTCCTGAGGCAAAACCAGGTGAGCGACCTCTCCCTCTGCCAGGATGGGCAGAAGCTGACCCAAGATGAGTGGCATGATTGCCTGGAAGCCATGGAAGCTGCCCTGATCCTGGAGAAGAATCTGAACGAGGCCCTTTTGGATCTGCATGCCCTGGGTTTGGCTAACACAGACCCCCAACTGTGCTTTTTCCTGGAGAGCCACTTCTTAGACCAGGAAGTGCAACTCATGAAAAAGATGGGTGAGCATCTGACCAACCTCCGCAGGCTGGCCGGCCAGGATGCTGGTCTGGGCGAGTATCTCTTCAGAAAGCTCACACTCAAGGGTAACTAG